TCTGTCACTTTAAAAACATCTTTAGTTGTTCTCCATCGAATCTAAACAGACCCAAGGTTACCGGACTGTTCACATGAGTGCAGTCCATTTTTCTCACAGCTTTCTTATTCGGAGGCTAAGGTTATAGAATTGGAATTCAGTGAGGCAGAAATCTGGGAGGCGGTGAAGGATTGTGGTAGCACAAAAGCACCCGGACCTGACGGTTTTGATTTGAggttctataaaaaaaaattgtacatTGTTCAAAATGATTTGGTGGCTGCGGTTAATGATTTCTGGGTAAATGGTAGTATCTCTTCAGGATGTAATGCTTCCTTCACTACTCTCATTTCTAAGACAACAGATCCCGTGACTTTAAACGAGTATCGTCCAATTAGATTTCTTGGAAGTTACTATAAATTCTTTCCAACCGGCTTAGAAAATTTGTGCCTAAGCTTGTTGGTTTTGAGAAAAGTGCCTTCAAAAAGGTAAAAACATTATTGATGGGGCATTGGTTGTAAATGAAAGTCTTAGTTACTTAAAAAAAAAACCAACAAAAATGCCTAATTCTCAAGGTCGATTTCGAGAAAGCGTTTGATAGTTTGAATTGAGTCTAATGGGGTTTGGTGAGAAGTGGAGGATATGGATCCATTCGTGCTTAAAGTCGGCCTCATTTTCAATCTTGGTGAATGGGTCCCCGACCAAAGAGTTCAAGCTTGAAAAGGGGGTTAGACAAGGTGACCCACTCTCCACTTTTTTATTCATCTTTGCGGCAGAAGGCTTAAATTGGCTAACAAAGGCTTCGATTAATAAGGGTCTCTTCAAAGGTGTGGAGGTCGGTAATGATAAAGTCCCCGTTTCAATtcttcaatatgcggatgacactatTTTTTTGGGAATTGGGATTCGGACAATATTAGAAGACTTTTGACCTTATTAAGATGCTTTGAGCTCACATTGGGTTTAAAAGTATATTATAATAAAAGTAATCTTTTTGGGGTCAGTGTTGGTGTACATGAAATTGAAGACATGGCGAGACTATTCAGTTGCAAAGTTGATACTCTCCCGTTTACCTATCTTGGGCTACCCATTGGGGCGAATATGAATAAGATGTGTAGTTGGAAACCGATGGTGTGTAAATTTGAAAAAAGGATAGCCGATTGGAGAGCGCGTGCGATGTTATATGGTGGACTTTTAACTCTTGTTAAGTCGGTTTTAAATAGTTTGTCGTTGTATTACTTCTCACTTTACTGTGCTCCACCTTGCGTGCTAAAGAAACTTGAGTGTGTAAGACGTAACTTCTTTTGAGGCGGGGCGGGTAGTGATAGAAAAATTCCTTGGGTTAAATGGGAGGAGGTCATTCGAACTATCGGGGAGGGTGGTTTAAATTTGGGCTCTTTACAAAGCAAAAACATGGCTTTAATCAGCAAGTAGTGGTGAAGGTTCTTAACCGAACCCACCTCTTTGTGGGTTAAAATCATAAAAAGTATTTATGGGATTTTCAGGTTAGTTGTCCAGGGGGATAGTCACTTACTTGTTCGTCTAATTCTACGTGGTTGAATATTATTAAAACATGTGAACTTATTGAAGATCTCGGTGTGAATTTCAAGTCTTCTTTTGTTAAATCAATTGGTGACGGTAAAGACACTTCTTTTTGAAATGATGTTTGGCTCGCCGATCAGCCACTTCGACATAAATTCTGCAGATTAGTGCGCTTAGAAAACTGATTTGTAGGCTGCTGTAAATGACCGAGTGGCTTGGGATGGGACACGTTGTACGGGTTCATGGGTCTGGTCACGTGTGCCGCGAGGTAGAACAGGTGTTGAGCTAGTCGAGTTAAATAACCCGCTGTGTGGGTTTAAACTTACTCCTGAAAACACAGATTCTTAGAGTTGGTCGCTTAGTGGAAACGGTATTTTCTCAACCAAAGCTCTTACTAATGAAATCACTCCTCGCATTGTTGGCTCGGGTACATCAAATAGTTTTACTTTGCGCAATTGTTTGGTTCCAAAAAAAATAGAAGTGTTTGTGTGGAGGGTGAATAGGAGTAGAATTCTCGTCTTGTCGGAAATTGACAAACGGGGTGTTGATCTTCACTTCGTCCGTTGCCCGTTGTTTGACGATCATATTGAGACGGTTAGCCATGCCTTAATTAGTTGCGAAGATTCTCGTGTCATTTAAGAAAAAGTCTTTAATTGGTGGGGTTTTGGTTTGGCTTCAAACTTCAACTTAAATGATGCCTTCAGTGATAATTCTCCTCAACCTCTACCGGATTTGGGTGCGAAGACATGGCAATCAGTAAAATGGACGTGCGAGTATCTTATTTGGAAAAATCAGAACCAAAATATTTTTTCCAATAAAAGTTGGAATCTTCCAGTGGCTCTAAATGAGATACAAGTACTTTCATCTGATTGGATTGCGAAGCGTTGTAAGAAGAAGAATTTCGATTGGCACAATTGGCTATTTAATCCTCATTCTTTGTTTATGTAATTAGCTTTGTGACTATTAGGCTGTGATGCATATTGTTCCGGTCTGATTTGCGTATCAGGGGATGATCCCTATTTGTACTCTTTATATATTTTGTGAGTATATAAATGATATCTACTTTTCAAAAAAAATACTCCGTATAGTAATTTATTATGTTATGTTGCGTTTGTATTTTTTAACAGAAATAAATAGAAATATCCGCAATTTTAAAACATGATTTAAAATTTTAATACGTACGATTTTTTGTATATTGACTTGCAGTTATGATCAAAATTTTCGAATGTAATCTATAAATATGAAAGTCCTGCAATTAATTACTTGGAAATAAGAAAGATTAATTCATGTCAATAAGAGATTAATTCATGTCTACAAGCAACTATGGTGCACAATCAATCGCGCTAAGTTTAAAACTAGCGTCGTGTATTTATCAAATAACATGGACTACC
This window of the Rutidosis leptorrhynchoides isolate AG116_Rl617_1_P2 chromosome 7, CSIRO_AGI_Rlap_v1, whole genome shotgun sequence genome carries:
- the LOC139859557 gene encoding uncharacterized protein, producing MGVDRFNDFINRNSLVEISISGRKFTRISDDGVKFSKLDRYLMSDDFIKLWEDLSIIALDRRLSDHCPLMLHDKAIDYGPKPFKVFDVWDRLKNVKSDLKSWSIDAFGGLDGEINELKKKAMGWEIKAESIPLDDTERDPRLPDCSHECSPFFSQLSYSEAKVIELEFSEAEIWEAVKDCGSTKAPGPDGFDLRFYKKKLYIVQNDLVAAVNDFWVNGSISSGCNASFTTLISKTTDPVTLNEYRPIRFLGSYYKFFPTGLENLCLSLLVLRKVPSKR
- the LOC139859558 gene encoding uncharacterized protein gives rise to the protein MARLFSCKVDTLPFTYLGLPIGANMNKMCSWKPMVCKFEKRIADWRARAMLYGGLLTLVKSVLNSLSLYYFSLYCAPPCVLKKLECAAVNDRVAWDGTRCTGSWVWSRVPRGRTGVELVELNNPLCGFKLTPENTDS